The Candidatus Hydrogenedentota bacterium DNA window AACGATGGCCTTTTTGTGCAACACCGCTTTTACAGAAACTTCTTTACACGATCCAAGGGACGTAAAAGGGGAAAGGGGGGAGGGCGCGGTGCCCTCTTTTGCACGGTGCGCTGACACCAATTCTCCGTCCGGTTGGTCCTTTTCTTCAGGGGGGGCGCGTGGTAGAATATCCGGAGTTTATGGAATTTCACCCCAGGCCGGGTGGCGGAAGCGCGCCGCTGCGGGCCGATGAACGAAAGGAACGAGTCATGAGCGAAGTGTCAAGGCGGGATTTTGTGCGGAACACGGCGATGGGCGCCACGGCGGGGCTGGCGATGCTGGGCACGTCGAAGACCTCGTGGGCGGGCGCGAACGACCGGATACGGGTTGCGCAGATTGGCATCCGGGGCCGGGGCCGGGACCACCTGAAGGGGATGCTTCCCCAGAAGGGCGTCGAGGTGACGACGTTGTGCGACATTGACCAGAAGCTGTTCGCGGGCATCACGAAGGAGTTTTTCGAGAAGCGCAAACTGCCCACGCCGAAGGCGGTGACGGACATGCGCGAGGTTTTCGCGGACCCGGACATTGACGCGGTGATGATTGCCACGCCGAATCACTGGCACTCGCTGGCGGCGATTTGGGCGCTTCAGGCGGGCAAGCATGTTTACGTCGAGAAGCCCTGCTCGCACAACTATTTCGAGGGGTCAAAACTGGTCGAGGCGGCGGAGAAGTACGGCAAGGTGGTGCAGCACGGCAGCCAAATCCGGAGCAACCCCTCGATGCAGGAGGCGATCAAGCTGCTGAACGACGGGGTGATCGGCGAGGTCTACATGGCCCGCGGGCTGTGCTACCGCTGGCGCGACGACATTGGGAAGAAGGCGGACGCCCCGGTGCCGGAGGGCGTGAACTACAACCTGTGGCTCGGCCCCGCGCCGGAGCGCGCGTTCAACCCGAACCGGTTCCACTACAACTGGCACTACATGTGGGACTACGGCAACGGCGACATCGGCAACCAGGGCGTCCACCAGATGGACGTGGCCCGCTGGGGCCTGGGCGTGGAACTTCCCACGCG harbors:
- a CDS encoding Gfo/Idh/MocA family oxidoreductase — protein: MSEVSRRDFVRNTAMGATAGLAMLGTSKTSWAGANDRIRVAQIGIRGRGRDHLKGMLPQKGVEVTTLCDIDQKLFAGITKEFFEKRKLPTPKAVTDMREVFADPDIDAVMIATPNHWHSLAAIWALQAGKHVYVEKPCSHNYFEGSKLVEAAEKYGKVVQHGSQIRSNPSMQEAIKLLNDGVIGEVYMARGLCYRWRDDIGKKADAPVPEGVNYNLWLGPAPERAFNPNRFHYNWHYMWDYGNGDIGNQGVHQMDVARWGLGVELPTRVTSMGNMYIFDDDKEVPNVITTAFDFPDAGKKGKMLVFDTRPWCTNDEKNAKVGVIFYGSDGYMVIDSYSHYKVYLGQKEQPGPENDKEADHYENFVAAIRANDPKMVNAPIREGHLSSALCHLGLISAKLDRSLTFDPAKADFVGDAEASALLTRQYREPFVVPETV